From the Theobroma cacao cultivar B97-61/B2 chromosome 2, Criollo_cocoa_genome_V2, whole genome shotgun sequence genome, one window contains:
- the LOC18608714 gene encoding mannan endo-1,4-beta-mannosidase 2, with protein MKRDLRSHLSLRFLPIYRKMVAGNGLLYPILGFASCVAFIYMSFGDLKLSSFPKEPRLSFVERNGTQFFLDGKPLYVNGWNSYWLMAHSVDENNRPRVSAMLQAGAKMGLTVCRTWAFNDGGYDALQISPGQFDERVFKALDYVIVEARQHGVRLLLSLVNNLQAYGGKTQYVNWAWQEGVGLSSSNDSFFFDPSIRKYFKNYVLTVLTRKNTITGIEYRNDPTIFAWELMNEPRCMSDPSGDTLQDWLEEMTAFVKSIDKNHLLTIGLEGFYGPKSPKKSTVNPEEWASTLGSDFVRNSNIANVDFTSVHIYPDHWFHDLGFEEKRSYVSKWMRSHIEDCDKELKKPVMFTEYGLSNQNKDFQPSQRERFYRTISDIIYKSAKKKGSGAGALVWQFFVEGMEEYNDDFGLVPWESPAIYKLTIEQSCRLARIQGLIHEKGNWKELCSKRE; from the exons ATGAAGAGGGATCTGCGTTCACATTTGAGTTTAAG GTTCCTTCCCATATATAGAAAGATGGTGGCTGGAAATGGGCTGTTATACCCAATTCTTGGATTTGCGTCATGTGTGGCTTTTATTTACATGTCTTTTGGCGACTTGAAGCTTAGTAGTTTTCCCAAGGAACCAAGGTTAAGTTTTGTGGAAAGGAATGGGACACAATTCTTTTTGGATGGTAAACCGTTGTATGTTAATGGATGGAATTCGTACTGGTTAATGGCCCATTCTGTGGATGAAAATAATAGACCTAGGGTCAGTGCAATGCTGCAAGCTGGTGCAAAGATGGGTCTCACTGTCTGTAGAACTTGGGCCTTTAACGATGGAGGGTATGATGCTCTCCAGATTTCCCCGGGGCAATTTGATGAGCGAGTTTTCAAG GCCTTGGATTATGTCATTGTAGAAGCAAGGCAACATGGAGTTAGGCTGCTTCTTAGCTTAGTGAACAACTTGCAAGCATATGGTGGGAAGACACAGTATGTCAACTGGGCATGGCAAGAAGGCGTTGGTTTGAGCTCTTCTAATGATTCCTTCTTCTTTGATCCATCAATCCGCAAATATTTCAAGAACTATGTCCTG ACTGTCCTCACAAGGAAGAACACCATCACTGGAATTGAGTATCGGAATGATCCCACCATCTTTGCTTGGGAGTTGATGAATGAACCCCGTTGCATGTCTGATCCTTCTGGGGATACACTTCAA GATTGGTTAGAAGAGATGACAGCTTTCgtaaaatcaattgataaaaatCATCTACTGACCATTGGCCTGGAAGGATTCTATGGTCCTAAAAGCCCCAAGAAGTCAACTGTGAATCCAGAAGAGTGGGCATCGACCCTTGGATCTGATTTTGTCCGCAACTCCAACATTGCAAATGTTGATTTTACCTCTGTTCATATATATCCTGACCATTG GTTTCATGATCTAggatttgaagaaaaacgGAGTTATGTTTCCAAGTGGATGCGTTCACACATTGAAGATTGTGACAAGGAACTGAAGAAGCCTGTTATGTTCACTGAATACGGCTTGTCAAACCAGAACAAAGACTTCCAGCCATCCCAGAGAGAGCGGTTTTATAGAACTATTTCGGACATCATCTATAAATCTGCAAAGAAGAAAGGGTCTGGGGCAGGTGCTTTAGTCTGGCAATTCTTTGTTGAAGGAATGGAAGAgtataatgatgattttgggCTTGTACCATGGGAAAGCCCCGCAATTTACAAACTGACAATAGAACAGTCATGCAGATTGGCTAGAATCCAAGGACTTATTCATGAAAAGGGAAACTGGAAAGAACTGTGTTCCAAGAGAGAGTAA
- the LOC18608713 gene encoding uncharacterized protein LOC18608713, which produces MVVPLGPGKFYGSSLPRPRIYTDTKFNSDRVDPPLPVLDPLLSWANEAHWSMGGLSFKRLRLQGRIEGNVKRLKAQREKLVKDSPDKAHIIKKNKRDASVSPPPAPVAVKRRRFLDLNDDDESENEEDEMVEEREEKRVLRRGAARKLGDDFERVASNGVAVSKRERSFSDGIGVDVMNIVEEVNMESEFQGDKKKKKSIEKGLKNGKVEGQSGTRTSPRLAKRGSSSR; this is translated from the coding sequence ATGGTGGTTCCTCTCGGCCCGGGCAAGTTCTACGGCAGTAGTCTTCCACGGCCCCGCATCTACACCGACACTAAGTTTAACTCCGATCGCGTAGATCCTCCGCTTCCGGTCCTCGATCCGCTTCTCTCATGGGCCAATGAGGCCCACTGGTCCATGGGTGGTCTCAGCTTCAAGCGCCTCCGTCTCCAAGGTCGCATCGAAGGCAACGTCAAAAGACTCAAGGCCCAGCGCGAGAAACTTGTCAAGGACAGCCCTGACAAAGCTCATATcatcaagaaaaacaagagGGATGCTTCCGTATCTCCCCCTCCTGCTCCCGTGGCAGTAAAGAGAAGGAGGTTCTTGGACCTGAACGACGACGACGAGAGTGAAAATGAGGAGGACGAAATGGTGgaggagagagaagaaaagagggTGTTGAGGAGAGGTGCGGCGAGGAAATTGGGGGATGATTTTGAGCGAGTGGCGAGCAATGGCGTTGCGGTGAGCAAAAGGGAGAGGAGTTTTAGCGATGGGATCGGCGTTGATGTGATGAATATTGTGGAGGAGGTTAACATGGAGTCGGAATTTCAAGGggacaagaagaagaagaagagcatCGAGAAGGGCTTGAAGAACGGCAAGGTTGAGGGGCAGAGTGGGACTAGGACCTCTCCAAGATTGGCAAAGCGTGGATCAAGTTCTAGATAG